The following are encoded together in the Ignavibacteriales bacterium genome:
- a CDS encoding 2-C-methyl-D-erythritol 2,4-cyclodiphosphate synthase, giving the protein MKNNYRTGIGFDVHQFAEGRKLIIGGVTIPYDKGLLGHSDADVLLHAIADALLGAASLGDIGQHFPDTDSTFKNADSKNLLHQVVKLIHENNYKIENVDSILTLQKPKVAPFIPEMKTVISSILNIEESRVSIKATTTEHLGFVGREEGAAAFATVLIYKK; this is encoded by the coding sequence ATGAAAAATAATTATAGAACAGGAATTGGCTTCGATGTTCATCAATTTGCAGAAGGCAGAAAATTAATTATTGGAGGCGTGACCATTCCTTATGATAAAGGATTACTTGGGCATTCTGATGCTGATGTATTGTTACATGCTATTGCCGATGCCTTATTAGGTGCAGCTTCACTTGGTGATATTGGTCAGCATTTTCCTGATACAGATTCAACATTCAAAAATGCTGATAGCAAAAATCTTTTGCATCAAGTTGTTAAACTTATCCATGAGAATAATTATAAAATTGAAAATGTTGATTCAATCCTTACACTGCAAAAACCAAAAGTTGCTCCTTTCATCCCTGAAATGAAGACAGTAATTTCCTCCATCCTTAATATTGAAGAGAGTAGAGTCTCTATTAAAGCAACAACTACAGAGCATTTAGGTTTTGTTGGGAGAGAAGAAGGCGCTGCAGCTTTTGCCACAGTTTTGATTTATAAAAAGTAA
- a CDS encoding DedA family protein, with amino-acid sequence MFEDILSSISDFSPLWIYLSLLFFSYIENIFPPSPSDLVVVVGGSLVGAGAISFVPTLLITSFGSIAGFMTLYFLGSQLDRKVISSGKLKFISLEALQKAETWFNKYGYRVILINRFLPGTRSVISFFAGVSELKIKRTLILAAVSAIAWNFIIIYLGILFGDNISTVDKYLSMYSNIILIISGVLVIVFTVQYFIKKKKKK; translated from the coding sequence ATGTTCGAAGATATTTTAAGCAGTATTTCAGATTTCAGTCCACTCTGGATATATTTATCATTATTATTCTTTTCATACATTGAAAACATATTTCCACCCTCTCCAAGCGATTTAGTCGTTGTTGTAGGTGGTTCGTTAGTAGGTGCGGGAGCGATAAGCTTTGTCCCGACGCTTCTCATTACAAGTTTTGGGAGCATCGCCGGCTTTATGACTTTGTATTTTCTCGGCTCACAACTTGATAGAAAAGTAATCAGCTCAGGAAAGTTAAAATTCATTTCGCTCGAGGCATTACAAAAAGCAGAGACATGGTTTAATAAATACGGCTACCGGGTAATTTTAATTAATAGATTTTTGCCGGGCACACGTTCTGTTATTTCGTTTTTCGCCGGTGTGAGTGAACTAAAAATAAAAAGAACTTTAATACTTGCCGCTGTCAGTGCAATCGCATGGAATTTTATAATTATTTATTTGGGGATTTTATTCGGTGATAACATTTCGACGGTTGATAAATATCTTTCTATGTACAGCAATATTATCTTAATTATTTCGGGAGTACTCGTTATAGTTTTTACAGTTCAATATTTTATTAAAAAGAAAAAGAAGAAATGA
- a CDS encoding PQQ-like beta-propeller repeat protein: MLTSCEQNPTAPNEPPKPPGYQEDIYWPSLAGSPWPMEHHDPQNTGRSNIVGPTFGVIEKIIDDVFSNTGIVINGDSTIYFACQYELKAYSFFGNLKWKISFASETLSTPIIGNDGTIYALYSDTIKAINHNGTIKWVLPVHAKNSGGMNIGRDGTLYFCDSEEHTLYAVSKYGKLLWTMNDERMMGWNSPTFSPDGNTIYLPGNQISVVAIDIENKKVKWEFGSIISGSDFLVDSDGNIYLYTDQYVDNEHIFGIYSLNQNGFIRWYHRDIKNINSAFTMDVNGNLIYGVDTLHSLNYSGNLNWSFPLNGFVAANSLVCDFNSNIYAISSELFSQGFSLFCIDKAGILKYSIISTFTGWITNSSPAIAFNRLIIPTEESNIAYIIK; the protein is encoded by the coding sequence ATGTTGACAAGCTGCGAGCAAAACCCCACCGCCCCAAATGAACCGCCCAAACCCCCCGGCTATCAGGAAGATATTTACTGGCCCAGCCTTGCCGGTAGCCCCTGGCCTATGGAACATCATGACCCACAAAATACTGGGCGAAGTAACATTGTAGGCCCAACCTTTGGTGTCATTGAAAAAATTATTGACGATGTTTTTTCAAATACTGGTATTGTCATTAATGGGGACTCAACTATTTATTTTGCTTGTCAGTACGAACTTAAAGCCTATTCATTCTTCGGTAATCTTAAATGGAAAATTTCATTTGCTTCAGAAACACTTTCAACCCCAATTATAGGAAATGATGGGACTATTTACGCATTATACTCCGACACGATCAAAGCAATAAATCACAATGGTACTATAAAATGGGTGCTTCCAGTACATGCTAAAAATAGTGGAGGCATGAATATTGGGAGAGATGGTACACTGTATTTTTGTGATAGCGAGGAGCACACTCTTTATGCAGTAAGTAAGTACGGGAAACTATTATGGACAATGAATGACGAAAGAATGATGGGCTGGAACTCGCCAACATTCTCTCCGGATGGTAATACGATATATTTACCTGGCAATCAAATATCTGTCGTCGCTATCGATATTGAGAACAAAAAAGTTAAATGGGAATTTGGTTCAATAATTAGTGGCTCGGATTTCCTTGTTGATTCAGACGGAAATATATATTTATATACCGATCAATATGTCGATAATGAACATATATTCGGAATATACTCGCTCAATCAAAATGGTTTTATCCGATGGTATCATAGAGATATTAAAAATATTAATAGTGCTTTTACGATGGATGTGAATGGAAACTTAATTTATGGGGTTGATACACTTCATTCTTTAAATTATAGCGGAAATCTAAATTGGAGTTTTCCTCTGAATGGATTTGTTGCCGCCAATTCCCTGGTGTGTGATTTTAATTCGAATATTTATGCAATTTCCTCTGAATTATTTTCACAAGGATTCTCATTATTCTGTATTGATAAAGCAGGAATTCTAAAATATTCTATTATTTCTACATTCACCGGGTGGATCACTAATTCTTCTCCGGCAATAGCATTTAATAGACTAATCATACCCACTGAAGAATCAAATATTGCATATATCATAAAATGA
- a CDS encoding DMT family transporter — protein sequence MKKYYGEGALLLNTLIWGGTFAIVKNAFNDVSPLLFLSLRFIIATLLFLPFVYKHLLKVDKKTILAGVVLGVFYFSGFATQTLGLNITTATKSGFITGTFVIFIPMLQLIIERRKPKWFNIVSVLLVLIGLVMLASKGDNAIDFIQQLGTDFNFGDILTLLCAILFAFQVVYVDIFTKRYYYLPMVFVQLLITGLGGLVFSFIFSISELEAFRFDLNSSVIASLIYTAIFASIIATIIQLKFQKIVSPTKAGIIFSIEPIFAAVFAFFLLSEKISNFGLIGCAIIFIGLVLSEFFENKFKDE from the coding sequence ATGAAAAAGTATTACGGTGAAGGTGCACTTCTTTTGAATACACTTATTTGGGGGGGGACATTTGCTATTGTTAAGAACGCCTTTAACGATGTCTCACCCTTACTCTTTCTTAGCTTACGATTTATAATTGCAACTTTGCTGTTCCTTCCTTTTGTTTATAAGCATTTATTAAAGGTTGATAAAAAAACTATACTCGCTGGAGTTGTACTCGGTGTGTTTTACTTTTCTGGATTTGCAACTCAAACTCTTGGTCTGAATATCACGACTGCAACAAAGTCAGGATTTATTACTGGAACTTTTGTGATCTTTATTCCAATGTTGCAATTAATTATTGAAAGAAGAAAACCTAAATGGTTCAACATCGTTAGCGTGCTTTTAGTCTTGATAGGACTGGTAATGCTAGCAAGTAAAGGTGATAATGCAATAGATTTTATACAGCAGCTTGGTACTGATTTTAACTTTGGTGATATACTTACTTTACTTTGTGCAATTCTCTTTGCGTTTCAAGTTGTCTATGTTGATATATTTACAAAACGGTATTATTATCTGCCAATGGTTTTTGTGCAGTTACTCATTACAGGCTTAGGCGGGTTGGTGTTCTCATTTATTTTTTCTATTTCGGAATTAGAGGCTTTCAGATTTGATTTGAATTCAAGTGTGATTGCATCTTTAATTTATACTGCAATATTTGCATCAATCATTGCAACAATTATTCAGCTTAAATTTCAAAAAATAGTTTCGCCGACGAAAGCAGGGATCATATTCTCAATCGAGCCGATATTTGCTGCCGTATTTGCTTTCTTTTTACTCAGTGAAAAAATATCTAATTTTGGCTTAATTGGATGTGCAATAATTTTCATTGGATTAGTTCTGTCGGAATTTTTTGAAAACAAGTTTAAAGATGAATAG
- a CDS encoding T9SS type A sorting domain-containing protein, with translation MPSSGNHPHLVWGPHPTFNTTQYRIYRAVSNYPRNPQVLNYSLITTVSSSTFDYVDYAVLIIPGYQYAYYYVVGWDGTVQSDKTNYVSTQAVFYKQSAEIPNEFSISQNYPNPFNPSTSISYSIPENAFVTLKIYDVLGNEVEALINEQKEPGNYQIDFNASELSSGIYYYALTAGNFISTKKMSLIK, from the coding sequence ATTCCGTCATCGGGTAATCACCCCCATCTTGTTTGGGGACCTCATCCTACTTTTAATACTACCCAATACAGAATTTACAGAGCAGTTAGTAACTACCCCAGAAATCCTCAAGTTCTGAATTATTCCTTGATCACAACCGTAAGCTCTTCAACCTTTGATTATGTAGATTATGCTGTTCTAATTATTCCAGGCTATCAATATGCTTATTATTATGTAGTTGGATGGGATGGAACTGTTCAATCGGATAAAACAAACTATGTAAGTACACAAGCAGTATTTTATAAACAATCAGCTGAGATACCTAACGAATTTAGTATATCCCAAAATTACCCCAACCCATTCAACCCAAGCACAAGCATCAGCTATTCAATTCCGGAAAATGCTTTTGTTACATTGAAGATTTATGATGTGCTTGGAAATGAAGTTGAGGCGTTAATAAACGAGCAGAAAGAGCCGGGTAATTATCAAATAGATTTTAATGCAAGCGAACTTTCCAGTGGAATATATTATTATGCATTGACAGCAGGTAACTTTATAAGCACGAAAAAGATGTCGCTGATTAAATAA
- the lnt gene encoding apolipoprotein N-acyltransferase: MKLFLFKKSELNQDKKKQRNKNRKLLILSGAMLGLSFPPFPFPFQFLMFFALIPFFFVIERKKTLLELNKAMFLTAFIFCVIGVYWVGSWQSKADPFLMAGGGALLFFLPTLYMIISTLYYLTRKLFKEKAALFLFPLLWVTLEHLMAITEFSFPWLTLGQGLSYFTLFIQIADIVGALGLSLIVLYLNIFIYKSILLFKEDRKRSAYWVSMAGVLFGAVIIYGTLRVNTIKLDGKTIRVGVIQPNIDPWEKWKVTGLKPILSNYFELSQRAVNEKIDLLIWPETALPVYLLNGGYSNHVDSIYSFIKKNNVYLLTGMPHVEFYFDKDNHPNDAKQGAESDFWYRTYNSVLMFSPYNKSISRYGKMKLVPLGEHTPYVDKIPFLGDMLKWSVGLSGWNFGQDTSVFKMLSVNNGSPAQSPRLNDTISLSGIVCFESVFPDFVAGFVNRGAQFITVVTNDSWYGKSSGPYQHKEIGVLRAVENRRSVVRCANGGVSCIINPIGITEKETELFKRTYLTGDVKLNSDKTFYTKYPLIVPVISMAFSMWIIGINILIWMKKKFKL; this comes from the coding sequence ATGAAATTATTTTTGTTTAAAAAATCAGAACTCAATCAAGATAAAAAAAAACAGCGAAACAAAAATCGAAAGTTGTTAATATTAAGCGGAGCGATGCTTGGTCTCTCGTTTCCACCCTTTCCGTTTCCATTTCAGTTTTTGATGTTCTTTGCATTGATCCCTTTCTTTTTTGTTATTGAAAGGAAAAAAACTTTGCTTGAACTTAATAAAGCAATGTTTTTAACTGCATTTATTTTTTGTGTGATTGGAGTATATTGGGTTGGAAGCTGGCAATCAAAAGCCGATCCTTTTTTAATGGCGGGGGGAGGTGCACTTTTATTTTTCTTACCCACATTGTATATGATTATCTCCACGCTGTACTATCTTACCCGAAAATTATTCAAAGAAAAAGCTGCTTTGTTTTTGTTTCCTCTGCTTTGGGTTACTCTCGAACATCTTATGGCAATTACTGAATTTAGTTTTCCCTGGTTGACTCTTGGGCAGGGGCTTTCTTATTTCACTTTGTTTATTCAGATTGCTGATATTGTGGGAGCATTAGGTCTGTCACTGATAGTGTTATATCTGAATATCTTCATCTATAAAAGTATTTTATTATTTAAGGAAGATAGAAAAAGGTCTGCCTATTGGGTTTCGATGGCGGGGGTACTTTTTGGTGCAGTTATTATTTATGGCACTTTAAGAGTAAATACCATAAAACTTGATGGCAAGACAATTCGCGTAGGTGTCATTCAACCAAATATTGACCCATGGGAAAAATGGAAAGTCACTGGATTAAAGCCCATCCTTTCAAACTATTTTGAATTGTCGCAGCGTGCAGTGAATGAAAAAATTGATTTGCTTATTTGGCCCGAAACGGCTTTACCTGTTTATCTTTTGAATGGAGGATATAGTAATCACGTTGATTCGATTTATTCTTTTATTAAAAAAAATAATGTTTACTTGTTAACAGGGATGCCGCATGTTGAATTTTATTTTGATAAAGATAATCACCCCAATGATGCAAAGCAGGGTGCTGAAAGCGATTTTTGGTATCGAACCTACAATTCTGTTTTAATGTTTTCGCCTTACAATAAAAGCATATCCCGATATGGGAAAATGAAGTTAGTCCCTCTTGGTGAGCACACACCGTATGTTGATAAAATTCCGTTCCTCGGTGATATGCTGAAATGGAGCGTGGGTTTATCAGGCTGGAACTTTGGACAAGATACCAGTGTGTTTAAAATGCTGTCAGTAAATAATGGTTCGCCAGCCCAATCGCCGAGGCTTAATGATACAATTAGTCTTTCAGGCATAGTATGTTTCGAATCCGTGTTCCCGGATTTCGTTGCGGGTTTTGTTAATCGCGGTGCACAATTCATCACTGTTGTTACAAATGATAGCTGGTACGGCAAATCAAGCGGACCATATCAGCATAAAGAAATTGGCGTACTTCGCGCTGTTGAAAACAGAAGGTCTGTTGTGCGATGTGCAAACGGAGGAGTCAGTTGCATAATTAATCCAATTGGAATAACAGAGAAAGAAACTGAATTATTCAAACGGACATATTTAACCGGTGATGTAAAATTAAATTCCGACAAAACTTTTTATACGAAATATCCGTTAATAGTTCCGGTTATCTCTATGGCATTTTCAATGTGGATTATAGGTATTAATATTTTAATATGGATGAAGAAAAAATTTAAATTATAA
- a CDS encoding heavy metal-binding domain-containing protein, giving the protein MLVTTTPSVEGKRVKKYLGLVSGEAIMGANIFKDFFAGIRDIVGGRSVAYEKELRKAKELAIEEMIQASVALGGNAVIGVDLDYETIGGGSGNMLMVSASGTAVEIEE; this is encoded by the coding sequence ATGTTGGTAACAACCACACCATCAGTCGAAGGTAAAAGAGTAAAAAAATATTTAGGACTCGTTAGCGGCGAAGCGATAATGGGTGCAAACATATTTAAGGATTTTTTTGCCGGCATACGTGATATCGTGGGGGGTAGGTCAGTCGCTTATGAAAAAGAATTAAGAAAAGCCAAAGAACTCGCAATCGAAGAAATGATACAAGCATCTGTAGCACTCGGCGGCAATGCAGTAATTGGCGTTGATCTTGATTATGAAACAATAGGCGGGGGCAGCGGAAATATGTTAATGGTCAGCGCATCCGGCACTGCCGTAGAGATAGAAGAATAA
- a CDS encoding acylphosphatase, which yields MNSRAIITVSGVVQGVGFRYFVYRTAIALKLKGFTKNLYTGQVLTVVEGEDIFVKEMINKIKIGPPHASVKNCNVSWEAFKNEFESFEIQS from the coding sequence ATGAATAGCAGAGCAATAATAACTGTATCAGGTGTAGTTCAGGGGGTGGGCTTTAGATATTTTGTTTATCGGACTGCGATTGCACTTAAATTAAAAGGCTTCACAAAAAATTTATACACCGGACAAGTTCTGACTGTGGTTGAAGGTGAAGATATATTTGTTAAAGAAATGATAAATAAAATAAAGATAGGACCTCCTCACGCTTCAGTAAAAAACTGCAATGTAAGCTGGGAGGCATTTAAAAATGAATTTGAAAGTTTTGAAATACAATCATGA
- the era gene encoding GTPase Era codes for MSEIKSGYAAIVGLPNVGKSTLLNAMLGQKISITSNKPQTTRKRILGILNEENYQIIFLDTPGILKPGYLLQEKMMKFVELSFHDADVLIIIIDVSDAENGKHTLENELINQYLIKKKKPAILVLNKVDLSSEGKIKQLIKQYEGLNLFEQIIPVSATLSFNIQKLTEAVLEFIPVHPKYFPEDIIADENERFFVSEIIREKILELFQEEIPYSCEVRVVDYKERDETKDFIEAEIIVERDTQRAIILGKGGAAIKRLGLSARKEIEQFVQKEVYLDLRVKVKKKWRSDDQSLKQFGYTSEE; via the coding sequence ATGAGCGAAATCAAATCGGGTTACGCTGCGATTGTTGGGTTACCCAATGTTGGTAAATCTACATTACTTAATGCGATGCTTGGACAGAAAATATCTATCACAAGCAATAAGCCTCAAACCACACGCAAAAGAATCTTGGGAATCTTGAATGAGGAGAATTATCAAATAATATTTTTAGACACACCGGGAATATTAAAGCCGGGTTACCTGCTTCAAGAAAAGATGATGAAGTTTGTTGAATTATCTTTTCATGATGCTGATGTTCTTATAATTATTATTGATGTGTCAGATGCTGAAAATGGAAAACACACGCTTGAAAATGAATTAATAAATCAATACTTGATTAAGAAAAAAAAACCGGCAATTCTAGTTCTTAATAAAGTCGATTTGTCATCTGAGGGAAAAATAAAGCAATTAATAAAACAATATGAAGGATTGAATTTATTCGAACAGATAATTCCTGTATCAGCAACTTTAAGTTTTAATATCCAAAAGTTAACTGAGGCAGTGTTAGAATTTATTCCTGTTCATCCAAAATATTTTCCTGAAGATATTATTGCAGACGAGAACGAAAGATTTTTTGTCTCCGAAATAATTCGTGAAAAAATTCTTGAATTATTTCAGGAAGAAATTCCATATAGCTGTGAAGTGCGTGTTGTTGATTATAAAGAAAGAGATGAGACAAAAGATTTTATCGAAGCAGAAATTATTGTTGAACGTGATACACAAAGAGCAATCATCTTAGGAAAAGGAGGGGCAGCGATTAAAAGACTTGGACTTTCTGCGCGGAAAGAAATCGAACAGTTTGTTCAGAAAGAAGTCTATCTGGATTTACGGGTGAAAGTTAAAAAGAAATGGCGCTCTGATGATCAATCCCTTAAACAATTCGGCTATACTTCCGAAGAGTAA
- a CDS encoding PQQ-like beta-propeller repeat protein, which yields MTVKNHLFKNSRPLKYFIFSLSCVVFAVILTSCEQNPTAPNEPPKPYGYQEDIYWPSLADSPWPMNHHDPQSTGRSKYFGPSIGTIEWIVDSVIIMSSISIGIDSSIYLPSQSSAHNGFFSFSPKGELNWKLSVPEDIIFSYDVSTPLAAADGTIYFTGGLYGAIYAINPNGSIKWEFHPESSIYQTGINLGLDGTIYFITVNKELFALDHNGGLKWTFKNDDFFSGLGSVLSFSPDGRTLYILGKSISLYSFDIQSQSINWTFGTETLYAAPIVDDEGNIYIQSASPDFNNGINSLFCLKPDGSVKWSFAHNNPQMDQSYGYAEGTIDKLGNIYFAFDTLYSLNYLGQLNWKIPLNGFTASPLICDANGTVYISVSTVESYALSEIIAVDSDGNFLWKVPISSISPLGDVLGLSPALNNDRRLFVPTFKQYRFFVIK from the coding sequence ATGACAGTAAAAAATCATCTGTTCAAAAACTCTCGGCCCCTAAAGTATTTTATCTTTAGTCTTAGTTGTGTTGTTTTTGCAGTGATATTAACAAGCTGCGAACAAAACCCCACCGCCCCAAACGAACCGCCAAAACCTTACGGCTACCAGGAAGATATTTACTGGCCCAGCCTTGCAGATAGCCCCTGGCCTATGAATCATCACGATCCTCAGAGTACAGGCAGGAGTAAATATTTTGGTCCTAGTATCGGTACAATTGAGTGGATTGTTGATAGCGTAATCATTATGAGTTCGATCTCCATTGGGATAGACTCGTCAATATATTTACCATCACAATCAAGTGCTCATAACGGCTTTTTTTCGTTCAGCCCCAAAGGTGAATTAAATTGGAAACTTAGTGTACCTGAGGATATTATATTTTCATATGATGTCTCAACACCATTAGCGGCAGCAGATGGCACTATCTATTTTACAGGTGGCTTATATGGTGCAATTTATGCAATTAATCCCAATGGTAGTATTAAATGGGAATTTCATCCTGAGAGTTCAATTTATCAAACAGGAATAAATTTAGGTTTAGATGGAACTATTTATTTTATAACTGTGAATAAAGAGTTGTTTGCTCTCGACCATAATGGGGGTTTAAAATGGACTTTCAAAAATGATGATTTCTTCAGCGGTCTTGGTTCCGTCCTTTCTTTTTCTCCTGATGGTAGGACCCTGTATATACTTGGTAAATCAATTTCGTTGTATTCATTTGATATCCAATCTCAATCTATAAATTGGACATTCGGAACCGAAACTCTGTATGCTGCACCAATTGTTGATGATGAGGGAAATATATATATACAATCTGCCTCACCGGATTTCAATAATGGCATCAACTCTCTATTTTGTTTGAAACCGGATGGAAGTGTCAAATGGTCATTCGCGCACAACAATCCTCAAATGGATCAATCCTATGGCTATGCAGAAGGAACAATTGATAAGTTGGGTAATATTTATTTCGCCTTTGATACTCTTTATTCTTTAAATTATTTGGGTCAGTTAAACTGGAAGATCCCTTTGAATGGTTTTACAGCGTCACCTTTAATATGCGATGCAAATGGAACAGTTTATATTAGCGTTTCTACTGTGGAATCGTATGCACTTAGTGAAATTATTGCGGTAGATAGTGATGGCAATTTTTTATGGAAAGTACCGATATCATCAATTTCTCCACTTGGAGATGTACTTGGTCTTTCACCAGCACTAAATAATGATAGAAGACTTTTTGTTCCAACATTTAAACAATATAGATTTTTTGTAATTAAATAA
- the ltaE gene encoding low-specificity L-threonine aldolase has product MIDLRSDTVTRPSEAMRKAMYNAEVGDDVFKEDPTVNKLEEYAAELLGKEAALFVSSGVMGNQLCLNVLTKPGDEVICEKDCHIFNYESGSPAKLSGIQLHPVEGKGGAITAEQVEPLIRPESAYYMPRTRVIEIENTHNRAGGTIIPIEAIKNLRLLANKYNLFFHLDGARIWNASVATGISVKQYASHFDSVSCCLSKGLGAPIGSIIAGTKDFIREAYRVRKSWGGGMRQVGILAAAGLYALQNNIERLKEDHEKAKLFASAISQNSSLEIDLSAVQTNIVIFKPKKISVELAVEKCKHKGLLLSVGKIDSLRAITHLDVSKTDINKAIEILKRVFI; this is encoded by the coding sequence ATGATTGACTTACGAAGCGACACAGTAACACGCCCATCCGAAGCAATGCGTAAAGCAATGTACAATGCTGAAGTTGGTGATGATGTTTTTAAAGAAGATCCCACAGTAAATAAGCTTGAGGAATATGCCGCAGAACTTTTAGGTAAAGAAGCCGCATTATTTGTTTCAAGCGGTGTGATGGGAAATCAGCTTTGTTTAAATGTATTGACCAAGCCGGGTGATGAAGTTATCTGTGAAAAAGATTGTCACATTTTTAATTATGAGTCCGGATCACCGGCAAAGCTTAGCGGTATTCAGTTGCATCCGGTTGAAGGTAAAGGAGGAGCTATCACAGCAGAGCAGGTTGAACCTTTGATTCGTCCGGAAAGCGCATATTATATGCCGCGCACACGTGTAATTGAAATTGAGAACACGCACAATCGCGCTGGTGGAACTATAATTCCTATCGAAGCAATTAAGAATTTAAGGCTGCTTGCAAATAAGTATAATTTATTTTTTCATCTTGATGGTGCAAGAATTTGGAACGCATCTGTAGCAACTGGAATTTCAGTAAAACAATATGCTTCACATTTTGATTCTGTTTCGTGCTGTCTTTCGAAAGGATTAGGTGCACCGATTGGTTCTATCATTGCCGGGACAAAAGATTTTATTCGTGAAGCGTATCGAGTCAGAAAATCGTGGGGCGGGGGAATGCGTCAAGTTGGAATTCTTGCGGCTGCGGGTTTGTATGCTTTGCAAAATAATATTGAAAGATTAAAAGAAGATCACGAGAAAGCAAAATTATTTGCGAGTGCTATTTCTCAAAATTCTAGTCTCGAAATAGACTTATCTGCAGTTCAGACAAACATCGTTATCTTCAAGCCAAAAAAAATATCTGTTGAGTTGGCAGTTGAAAAATGTAAGCATAAGGGACTATTACTTTCGGTTGGGAAAATAGACTCATTGAGGGCAATTACTCATCTGGATGTTTCAAAAACAGATATTAATAAAGCGATTGAAATCTTAAAAAGAGTTTTCATTTAA
- a CDS encoding T9SS type A sorting domain-containing protein → MMFSGRYAGQFKLRTTVSSGVTSYTDLSLDITQNQNGELLQYKVVALFQSKPDEPSNIQKIRFYFNEEKNVFEVNQTMDFELSQNIPNPFNPSTSISYSIPENAFVTLKIYDVLGNEVEVLINEQKESGNYQIDFNASELSSGIYYYTLTAGNFTSTKKMILVK, encoded by the coding sequence ATGATGTTTTCGGGTAGATATGCCGGTCAGTTCAAATTGCGCACAACTGTAAGCTCAGGTGTTACTTCTTACACAGATTTATCACTCGATATTACTCAAAACCAGAATGGTGAGTTACTCCAATACAAAGTTGTTGCGCTGTTCCAAAGCAAACCTGATGAGCCATCGAATATTCAAAAAATAAGATTTTATTTTAACGAGGAAAAAAATGTTTTCGAAGTTAATCAGACTATGGATTTTGAATTATCTCAAAATATTCCCAACCCCTTCAACCCAAGCACAAGTATTAGCTATTCAATTCCTGAAAATGCTTTTGTTACTTTGAAGATTTATGATGTACTTGGAAATGAAGTTGAGGTTTTAATTAACGAGCAGAAAGAGTCGGGCAATTATCAAATAGACTTTAATGCAAGCGAACTTTCCAGCGGAATTTATTATTACACATTAACCGCAGGAAATTTTACAAGCACGAAGAAGATGATCCTGGTGAAGTAA
- a CDS encoding sigma-70 family RNA polymerase sigma factor, whose translation MKNITDIEVIESVLKGNQNDFALLIDRYKNKAFSMLKRMLRNDSDAEEVLQDCFLKAYKALNNFNGDAKFSTWFYRIVYNTALTKLSSKKRKIESEMTSIDEHYDIADNSINISEQFSDSTELINKMIEKLPPSYSTVINLFYMEEMSCEEISKVMNTSVSNVKVMLHRSRSALKDIIIKKNLIPELL comes from the coding sequence ATGAAAAACATCACCGACATCGAAGTAATAGAATCCGTCCTTAAAGGAAATCAAAACGACTTTGCTTTATTGATAGATAGATATAAAAACAAAGCCTTCTCAATGCTGAAAAGAATGCTGCGTAACGATTCTGATGCTGAAGAGGTTTTGCAGGATTGTTTTTTGAAAGCATACAAGGCGTTAAATAATTTCAATGGTGATGCAAAATTTTCAACCTGGTTTTACAGGATAGTTTATAACACAGCGTTGACAAAACTATCTTCAAAGAAAAGAAAAATAGAATCAGAGATGACTTCGATAGATGAGCATTATGATATAGCGGATAACAGTATAAATATTTCAGAACAGTTCAGTGATTCAACCGAACTGATAAACAAAATGATTGAGAAACTTCCACCATCCTATTCAACAGTGATAAATTTATTTTATATGGAAGAAATGAGCTGTGAAGAAATAAGCAAAGTGATGAATACTTCTGTGTCAAATGTAAAAGTAATGCTGCACCGTTCAAGAAGCGCTCTTAAGGATATCATCATAAAAAAGAATTTAATACCGGAGTTGTTGTAA